The Allofrancisella frigidaquae genome has a segment encoding these proteins:
- a CDS encoding RING finger domain-containing protein produces MPAYNIIEPSDNTAQLNCTICLESLHSENQEEQMIICETSCKHYFHKQCIDTWLERSEECPLCKTSFGNRRQRPEDNFNIEEFLEQEQNANANALGQEDDCIICLQPLDRRFNISCPNNHDCFHEECARDWLYTSNRCPICRQDCRRDRPARNIARVINLNVPEPIYRTNLNPLLPNRQEFFQNLVNQAVPPENISLQNLKQAIRTATENYLAWRGNGRGFFHRGNTGKDRALNFRTEINNYNGTTSDCWRHIANTIRDYPRHNHSYTSFILNSFKNIPGLRLRNLDYTLDTREVKKERYRLLGGGLSQINIAEQQARNLRAIILGNTQSQRLFWRICFNENEPAGFSTTGIATKTVNLQNNDRLTMMTTAGQERFRVFTRPLYRNAQIIILIGDNDELRDLASRIQDNDSVPVVWVRLPN; encoded by the coding sequence ATGCCTGCATATAATATAATCGAACCTAGTGATAACACTGCACAGTTAAATTGTACAATTTGTCTTGAGAGTTTACATAGTGAAAACCAAGAAGAACAAATGATAATATGTGAAACCAGTTGTAAACATTATTTTCATAAGCAATGTATTGACACATGGTTGGAGCGCTCAGAAGAGTGTCCATTATGCAAGACAAGCTTTGGAAATAGGCGACAACGGCCAGAGGATAACTTCAATATTGAAGAATTTCTGGAACAAGAACAGAATGCTAACGCTAATGCGCTGGGGCAGGAGGATGATTGTATAATTTGTCTTCAGCCATTAGATAGAAGGTTTAATATATCATGTCCAAATAATCATGACTGTTTTCACGAAGAGTGTGCTAGAGATTGGTTGTATACCTCTAATAGGTGTCCTATTTGCCGGCAAGATTGTCGACGAGATCGTCCTGCCAGAAATATAGCAAGAGTTATAAATTTAAACGTTCCAGAACCTATATACAGAACAAATTTAAATCCCTTATTGCCAAACCGGCAAGAATTTTTCCAAAATTTAGTGAACCAAGCCGTTCCACCTGAAAATATAAGTTTGCAAAACCTAAAGCAAGCCATTAGAACCGCAACTGAAAACTATTTAGCGTGGCGAGGAAATGGCAGAGGTTTTTTTCACAGAGGAAATACAGGCAAAGACAGGGCGTTGAATTTTAGAACCGAAATTAATAATTATAATGGAACAACTAGTGATTGTTGGCGACATATTGCTAATACTATTAGAGACTATCCTAGACACAATCATTCGTATACGTCATTTATTTTGAATAGCTTTAAAAATATTCCTGGTTTGAGACTTCGAAATCTTGACTATACATTAGATACTCGCGAGGTGAAAAAGGAGCGTTATCGATTGCTTGGTGGTGGATTATCGCAGATTAATATAGCTGAGCAACAAGCGCGTAATTTAAGAGCAATAATCCTTGGTAATACGCAAAGCCAACGTTTATTTTGGCGCATCTGTTTTAATGAAAATGAGCCCGCTGGTTTCTCTACAACAGGAATAGCAACAAAAACAGTTAATCTTCAAAATAATGACCGTTTAACTATGATGACTACTGCTGGGCAAGAACGCTTTAGAGTTTTTACAAGACCTCTCTACAGAAATGCGCAGATAATCATACTGATAGGTGATAATGACGAGCTTAGAGATCTTGCTTCGCGCATCCAAGATAACGATAGCGTCCCAGTGGTATGGGTGAGATTACCTAACTAA
- the ndhC gene encoding NADH-quinone oxidoreductase subunit A — protein sequence MTTNVYLEFAPILIFLIIAFAVGAAFAIAGKVISIIVGANNPSKSKNETFECGFPTFGDAREKLDVRFYLVAVLFLVFDLELAFVIPWGINLRATAIAPAISNHAFFAMIIFLVVLFLGLIYGWKKGALEWE from the coding sequence ATGACTACAAATGTTTACTTAGAATTTGCTCCGATATTAATATTTTTGATTATAGCCTTTGCTGTAGGTGCTGCTTTTGCGATAGCTGGTAAGGTTATCTCTATTATTGTGGGTGCAAATAATCCAAGTAAGAGTAAAAATGAGACGTTTGAGTGTGGCTTTCCAACTTTTGGGGATGCTAGAGAAAAACTAGATGTCCGATTTTACTTGGTTGCAGTATTATTTTTGGTTTTTGATTTGGAGTTAGCTTTTGTTATTCCGTGGGGAATAAACCTAAGAGCAACAGCTATAGCACCAGCAATATCTAACCATGCATTTTTTGCAATGATTATATTTTTAGTAGTGCTATTTTTAGGCTTAATTTATGGTTGGAAGAAAGGGGCTTTAGAATGGGAATAA
- a CDS encoding NuoB/complex I 20 kDa subunit family protein, protein MGISNENKGFITASADALINWVRTGSMWPVTTGLACCAVEMMHAGAARYDLDRFGVVFRPSPRQSDVLIVAGTLCNKMAPALRQVYDQMPDPKWVISMGSCANGGGYYHYSYSVVRGCDRIVPVDIYVPGCPPTAEALVYGIIQLQNKIIRTNTIARK, encoded by the coding sequence ATGGGAATAAGTAACGAAAATAAAGGTTTTATTACCGCTAGTGCAGATGCTCTTATAAATTGGGTGCGTACAGGTTCTATGTGGCCAGTAACTACAGGTCTGGCTTGTTGTGCGGTAGAGATGATGCACGCTGGTGCTGCTAGATATGACTTAGATAGATTTGGGGTTGTTTTTAGACCATCGCCAAGGCAATCAGATGTTCTTATAGTGGCTGGTACCCTCTGTAATAAGATGGCTCCGGCGCTAAGACAAGTTTATGACCAGATGCCAGACCCTAAGTGGGTAATATCTATGGGTTCTTGTGCAAATGGTGGTGGCTATTATCATTACTCATATTCTGTTGTTAGAGGATGTGATAGGATTGTACCAGTTGATATTTATGTTCCAGGTTGCCCGCCTACTGCTGAAGCTTTAGTTTATGGGATTATTCAGTTACAGAATAAAATTATTAGAACAAATACTATAGCGAGGAAATAG
- a CDS encoding NADH-quinone oxidoreductase subunit C, with translation MGVSISLHPHLENIKKVLEGFDAYCCIAHKEINVAIKHQKDIYQVLQVLKKEYSFEQLSDITAVDYLTYGQTDWQVGKEVSQTGFSRGRQQGFVESGFDNRFEVIYQLLSMTNNVRVRVKCKLKDAQIIIVDSVNDLWPSANWAEREVYDMFGIYFNNHPDLRRVLTDYGFVGHPLRKDFPQTGYVEMRYDENLGKVVYEPVEIDDRVNTPRVIRSK, from the coding sequence ATAGGTGTGAGTATTTCTTTACATCCTCATTTAGAGAATATTAAAAAGGTTCTAGAAGGATTTGATGCTTATTGTTGTATTGCTCACAAAGAAATAAATGTAGCTATAAAACATCAAAAAGACATATACCAAGTATTGCAGGTACTAAAAAAAGAGTATTCTTTTGAGCAGTTAAGCGACATCACTGCTGTAGATTATCTGACATATGGTCAAACTGATTGGCAGGTTGGAAAAGAAGTTTCTCAAACAGGGTTCTCTCGTGGCCGCCAACAGGGATTTGTGGAAAGTGGTTTTGATAACAGGTTTGAAGTTATTTACCAGCTTTTGAGTATGACAAATAATGTGCGTGTTAGAGTTAAATGTAAACTAAAAGATGCGCAAATTATCATTGTGGATTCTGTGAATGATTTATGGCCTTCAGCAAACTGGGCTGAAAGAGAAGTTTACGACATGTTTGGTATTTACTTTAATAACCACCCAGATCTAAGACGAGTGCTTACTGATTATGGTTTTGTGGGGCATCCATTAAGAAAAGACTTTCCACAAACAGGTTATGTTGAAATGCGATATGATGAAAACCTTGGTAAAGTGGTTTATGAACCTGTAGAGATTGACGATAGGGTTAATACTCCTAGAGTCATTCGTAGTAAATAA
- a CDS encoding NADH-quinone oxidoreductase subunit D produces MAEYKNYTLNFGPVHPAAHGVLRLILELDGETVVRADPHVGLLHRGTEKLAEFKPYNHSIGYMDRLDYVSMMCNEHAYVMAIEKLLTLEIPERAKYIRVMFAEMTRILNHLLWVAACGIDLGAMTVFLYAFRVREDLFDCYEAVSGARMHATYFRPGGVARDLPNQMPQYEKSRFSSKRKTKKMNKPRQGSMLDFLDYFVVDFEKSLDEIDTLLTDNRLWKQRTVDIGVVTADRAKALGFTGPMLRGSGVAWDLRKSQPYEVYDQLDFDIPIGKNGDCYDRYLVRMAEMRESNKIIKQCIDWLRANSGPVLSDNHKIAPPSRNAMKNGMEELIHHFKLFSEGYCTPEGEVYVGTEHPKGEFGVYIKSDGANKPYRLKMRAPGFAHISAMDEMLSGHMLADTPAIISTIDVVFGDVDR; encoded by the coding sequence ATGGCAGAATATAAAAACTATACGTTAAATTTCGGACCTGTTCACCCTGCAGCACACGGTGTATTAAGACTTATATTAGAACTTGATGGTGAAACTGTAGTTAGAGCTGATCCACATGTGGGGCTATTACATAGAGGTACGGAAAAACTAGCCGAATTTAAACCATATAACCACAGTATAGGCTATATGGATAGGTTAGATTATGTATCGATGATGTGTAATGAGCATGCTTATGTCATGGCTATAGAAAAATTACTTACTTTAGAAATTCCAGAAAGAGCAAAGTATATCAGAGTAATGTTTGCTGAAATGACAAGAATTTTAAATCATCTTTTATGGGTTGCTGCCTGTGGAATTGATTTAGGAGCAATGACAGTATTTCTGTATGCTTTTAGAGTCAGAGAAGATCTTTTTGACTGTTATGAGGCAGTTTCGGGTGCTAGAATGCACGCAACTTATTTTAGGCCTGGTGGGGTAGCAAGAGATTTACCTAATCAAATGCCACAGTATGAGAAAAGTAGGTTTTCTAGTAAGAGAAAAACTAAAAAAATGAACAAACCAAGACAAGGAAGTATGCTAGATTTTCTAGACTACTTTGTTGTGGATTTTGAGAAATCTCTTGATGAAATTGATACTTTACTTACTGACAATAGGCTTTGGAAACAAAGGACAGTTGATATAGGTGTTGTAACTGCAGACAGAGCAAAAGCTCTTGGGTTTACAGGCCCGATGCTAAGAGGTAGTGGTGTGGCTTGGGACCTTAGAAAATCGCAACCATATGAAGTTTACGATCAGCTTGATTTTGATATTCCTATAGGAAAAAATGGCGACTGCTACGATAGATATCTAGTCAGAATGGCAGAGATGCGAGAGTCTAACAAAATTATAAAACAGTGTATAGATTGGTTAAGAGCTAATTCAGGTCCAGTTTTATCCGACAATCATAAGATTGCTCCCCCAAGCAGAAACGCTATGAAAAATGGTATGGAAGAGTTAATCCATCATTTTAAGCTTTTTTCTGAAGGTTACTGTACTCCGGAGGGTGAGGTATATGTTGGAACTGAGCATCCAAAAGGTGAATTTGGCGTATATATTAAATCAGATGGTGCAAATAAGCCATACAGACTAAAGATGAGAGCACCTGGTTTTGCTCATATTAGTGCTATGGATGAAATGTTGTCTGGGCATATGTTAGCTGATACTCCAGCTATCATTTCGACAATAGATGTTGTGTTTGGTGATGTAGATAGGTAG
- the nuoE gene encoding NADH-quinone oxidoreductase subunit NuoE: MSLIELIPPQAREELERVLSKFPVDQRRSAILEGLHILQDSNGGYLTDDLQTALAEYLQVSKVDVYEVATFYCMYDLEPVGRHKLNLCTNVSCMLNGAYDILAHIEKRLGIKPGQTTNDGRITLKEVECQGACCGSPMLEVDKVFYENLTIDKVNQIIDSLE; encoded by the coding sequence ATGTCTTTAATAGAACTAATACCGCCACAAGCGAGAGAAGAATTAGAAAGAGTTTTAAGTAAATTTCCTGTAGATCAAAGAAGATCTGCTATTTTAGAAGGTTTACATATATTGCAAGATAGTAATGGTGGCTACCTAACTGATGATTTGCAGACTGCTTTGGCGGAATATTTGCAAGTTAGTAAGGTGGATGTTTATGAGGTTGCTACATTTTATTGTATGTATGATCTAGAACCAGTTGGTAGACATAAGCTTAATTTATGCACCAATGTATCATGTATGTTAAATGGAGCTTATGATATTTTGGCTCATATTGAAAAAAGGTTAGGAATTAAGCCTGGTCAAACAACAAATGATGGTAGGATAACTCTAAAAGAAGTTGAGTGCCAAGGAGCTTGCTGTGGTTCACCTATGCTAGAGGTGGATAAGGTTTTTTATGAAAATCTAACTATAGATAAAGTGAATCAGATAATTGATTCTTTGGAGTAA
- the nuoF gene encoding NADH-quinone oxidoreductase subunit NuoF yields MANEVCFRTLHLDKPYSLESYLSVGGYSYWNKILTEKIPPEQIIEQLKISGLRGRGGAGFPTGLKWSFMPRSLPGQKYVVCNSDEGEPGTCKDREILRNNPHQLIEGMAIAGYVVGATVGYNYTRGEFYEPIARFEDALIEAYQAGLLGSNIKSSGISFDLYSAVGAGAYICGEETALLESLEGKKGRPRFKPPFPAFKGLYGKPTNINNTETYASVPAILQHGGEWFKNLGTEKSGGTKLFCVSGHVKQQRVVEIGLGTPFSELLDMCGGVRNGKKLKAVIPGGSSSQILTGEEMMKVNMDYESISAAGSMLGSGAVVVLDETVCMVKTLARLADFYYEESCGQCTPCREGTGWLSRTLHRIMSGEGKPEDIDNLVRVATNIEGNTICGLGDAAAWPVQSYIRKFREEFVYMIENNGKSIVDQ; encoded by the coding sequence ATGGCTAATGAAGTTTGTTTTCGTACCCTGCATTTAGATAAGCCATACAGTTTGGAGTCTTACTTATCTGTGGGAGGATATTCTTATTGGAACAAGATCTTAACCGAAAAGATTCCGCCAGAACAAATTATAGAACAGTTAAAGATCTCTGGATTAAGAGGTAGGGGTGGTGCAGGATTCCCAACTGGCTTAAAATGGAGCTTTATGCCTCGTAGTTTACCAGGTCAAAAGTATGTAGTTTGTAATTCAGATGAAGGTGAGCCAGGTACTTGTAAGGATAGAGAGATACTTAGAAATAATCCTCACCAACTTATAGAAGGAATGGCTATAGCCGGGTATGTTGTAGGTGCAACAGTAGGTTACAATTACACACGAGGAGAGTTTTATGAACCTATCGCAAGATTTGAGGACGCTCTTATAGAGGCGTATCAGGCTGGTTTGTTAGGCTCTAATATTAAATCTTCAGGTATTTCTTTTGATCTTTATTCGGCAGTTGGTGCAGGAGCATATATTTGTGGTGAAGAAACAGCGCTTTTAGAGTCGCTTGAAGGAAAAAAAGGGCGTCCAAGGTTTAAGCCACCATTTCCAGCATTTAAAGGGTTATATGGTAAACCAACAAATATCAATAATACAGAAACCTATGCCTCAGTACCGGCTATACTACAGCACGGAGGAGAGTGGTTTAAGAATTTAGGAACAGAAAAAAGTGGTGGTACCAAGCTTTTTTGTGTTTCTGGGCATGTGAAACAACAAAGAGTTGTTGAAATTGGCTTAGGTACACCGTTTAGTGAACTTTTGGATATGTGTGGTGGTGTGCGAAATGGCAAGAAACTAAAAGCAGTGATTCCTGGAGGAAGTTCATCTCAGATTCTAACAGGTGAAGAAATGATGAAAGTTAATATGGACTATGAGTCAATTTCTGCAGCTGGATCAATGTTGGGATCAGGAGCAGTAGTGGTATTGGATGAAACTGTTTGTATGGTTAAAACCTTAGCTAGGTTAGCAGACTTTTATTATGAAGAGTCTTGTGGTCAATGTACACCATGTCGTGAAGGTACAGGGTGGTTGTCACGCACATTACATAGAATAATGTCTGGCGAAGGAAAACCTGAAGATATAGATAATTTAGTAAGGGTAGCTACAAATATAGAGGGTAATACTATCTGTGGTTTAGGTGATGCAGCAGCATGGCCAGTACAGAGCTATATACGCAAATTCAGAGAAGAATTTGTTTATATGATTGAAAATAATGGTAAAAGTATTGTGGATCAATAG
- the nuoG gene encoding NADH-quinone oxidoreductase subunit NuoG, producing the protein MSDNKESKKINIEIDGKSYEALPNQSIIEIADANGIYIPRFCYHKKLSVAANCRMCLVDVEGARRSSPACATPVADGMKIKTRSETALKMQKDVMEFLLINHPLDCPICDQGGECELQDIAMGYGKTTSDYKESKRAVANPNLGPLIATDMTRCILCTRCVRFGEEVAGVKELGVIGRADHSEISTYISGDMVNSEVSGNVIDLCPVGALTSKPFRFKARAWELKQFPTVSAGDGLAIDINAHVYQNRLIRVVPAENQITGTWIADRDRFEYAGLYSEDRIQQPMIKKSGSWVEVSWEEALDFVKVAIEHTREKYTADSISAIVSETSTSEEMFLMKKLIQALGSSNIDARIRQFTNSAGVSSGKGLSCSYDDIKNSDFILVLGSNVRKEYPLINIAIKEAVEKNSAKAVAWNICDYDFNYSVNQVKLAADHIRYITLSLLKAIFVRANIAYGELNDILRKVDPAGEVRDVADRIIAANNPKIIIGQDIVNNNCFETVFSIFAILEKVTHVRGGFLASNVNSVAADRILSSSKADFSTYKCLNGQTKTKLLLTTHTELSKDALYGEDKLKQALDEIDVVVSFTSFADKFTKDVSDIIIPVATHYETEGSFIDIFGNKKEFKQAVKPYADNKELWRILRVLGNLLGLEGFEYNTITEISDDTYNFRARVTPNHVRQILNTDLDYEKSVAFVASNSMYDSSSLLRRAKPLQQTQDAQRFKGVRISQALASELGLQDTQASIKIYDINNELQLDVIVDPSLHSKNFMLPRSLNKAFIHNSNINIKTVVQGGE; encoded by the coding sequence GTGTCAGACAATAAAGAGTCCAAAAAAATAAACATAGAGATTGATGGTAAGAGTTATGAAGCTTTACCTAATCAATCTATAATTGAGATAGCTGATGCTAACGGAATTTATATTCCTAGATTTTGTTATCATAAAAAATTATCGGTAGCAGCAAATTGTCGTATGTGCTTGGTTGATGTAGAGGGTGCAAGACGTTCATCTCCTGCATGTGCTACACCAGTTGCCGATGGGATGAAAATTAAAACTCGTTCTGAAACGGCTCTTAAGATGCAAAAAGATGTGATGGAGTTTCTACTCATAAACCACCCTCTTGATTGCCCGATATGTGACCAAGGTGGTGAATGTGAACTACAAGATATAGCCATGGGTTATGGTAAAACAACATCTGATTATAAAGAATCTAAAAGAGCTGTTGCTAATCCAAATCTTGGCCCACTTATAGCGACTGACATGACTAGGTGTATATTATGTACGCGTTGTGTGCGTTTCGGTGAAGAGGTTGCAGGGGTTAAAGAATTAGGTGTTATCGGCCGAGCAGATCATTCTGAAATCAGTACCTACATATCTGGAGATATGGTTAATTCAGAAGTTTCTGGTAACGTTATAGACCTTTGTCCGGTTGGAGCTCTTACATCCAAGCCATTTAGGTTTAAGGCAAGAGCTTGGGAATTAAAACAGTTTCCAACAGTATCCGCTGGAGATGGTTTAGCCATAGACATTAATGCACATGTGTACCAAAATAGGCTCATACGAGTTGTACCAGCAGAGAATCAGATAACAGGTACATGGATAGCTGATAGAGATAGATTTGAGTATGCAGGATTATATAGTGAAGATAGAATTCAGCAACCAATGATTAAGAAATCTGGTAGCTGGGTTGAAGTTTCTTGGGAAGAAGCTCTGGACTTTGTGAAAGTTGCTATCGAACATACAAGAGAAAAATATACAGCTGATAGTATATCTGCTATTGTCTCAGAAACATCCACATCTGAAGAAATGTTTTTGATGAAAAAGCTAATTCAAGCTTTAGGCTCTTCTAATATAGATGCTAGGATTAGACAGTTTACTAATTCTGCGGGAGTTAGTTCTGGTAAAGGGCTTAGCTGCTCATATGATGATATTAAAAATAGTGATTTTATTCTTGTTTTGGGCTCTAATGTTAGAAAAGAATACCCACTAATAAATATAGCTATCAAGGAAGCTGTTGAGAAGAATTCAGCTAAAGCCGTTGCATGGAATATTTGCGATTATGATTTTAATTATAGTGTAAATCAGGTTAAATTAGCAGCTGATCACATTCGCTATATAACTTTATCTCTTTTAAAGGCTATCTTTGTTAGAGCAAATATTGCTTATGGTGAGCTAAATGATATTTTGAGAAAAGTCGATCCAGCAGGTGAGGTTAGAGATGTTGCAGATAGGATAATTGCTGCAAATAATCCTAAGATTATAATTGGCCAAGATATAGTAAATAATAACTGTTTTGAAACAGTGTTTAGTATATTTGCGATACTTGAAAAAGTTACACATGTAAGAGGAGGCTTTTTAGCTAGTAATGTTAACTCTGTAGCAGCTGATAGGATTCTAAGTTCATCTAAAGCTGATTTTAGTACTTATAAGTGCTTGAATGGACAAACAAAGACAAAACTTCTACTTACTACTCATACAGAGCTTTCCAAGGATGCTTTATATGGTGAAGATAAGCTTAAACAAGCACTAGATGAGATAGACGTTGTTGTAAGCTTTACCTCTTTTGCAGACAAATTTACTAAGGATGTTTCAGATATAATCATTCCAGTAGCTACTCATTACGAGACTGAAGGTAGTTTTATTGATATTTTCGGTAATAAAAAAGAGTTCAAGCAAGCTGTTAAGCCATATGCAGATAATAAAGAACTTTGGAGAATCTTAAGAGTTTTGGGTAATTTATTAGGTTTAGAAGGTTTTGAGTATAATACTATTACAGAAATTTCAGATGATACTTATAATTTTAGAGCGCGTGTTACTCCAAATCATGTGAGACAAATTCTTAATACCGACCTTGATTATGAAAAAAGCGTAGCTTTTGTAGCCTCTAACTCTATGTATGATTCTTCAAGCTTACTTAGAAGAGCTAAGCCACTCCAACAGACCCAAGACGCACAAAGATTCAAGGGGGTTAGAATATCTCAGGCTCTAGCAAGTGAGCTAGGTTTACAAGACACTCAGGCAAGTATAAAAATCTATGATATAAATAATGAGTTGCAGTTAGATGTAATAGTTGATCCTAGCTTGCACTCTAAGAATTTTATGTTACCAAGGAGTCTGAATAAAGCCTTCATTCATAACTCTAATATTAATATTAAAACAGTTGTTCAAGGAGGAGAATAG
- the nuoH gene encoding NADH-quinone oxidoreductase subunit NuoH: MLKYILWTSLYVLLIIVPLILVVAYYTYAERKVIGYMQDRIGPNRVGSFGLLQPIMDALKLFLKEIIIPTNSNRYLFFIAPILAFAPAYAAWAVIPFAKGVVLSDMNLGLLYILAMTSFSIYGIVIAGWASNSKYSLFGALRAGAQVISYELAMGFAIVGVVIASGSMGITGIIESQQGGILHWYFIPLFPLFIVYFISGIAETNRAPFDVVEGESEIVAGHHIEYTGSRFALFFLAEYANMILISILTAIMFLGGWNSPFQGTSLESYFDIVPATVWLFGKTGIFMFMFLWIRATYPRYRYDQIMRLGWKIFIPLTFIWVVVVACMVRFGVGPWW; this comes from the coding sequence ATGTTAAAGTATATTCTTTGGACTTCACTTTATGTTTTGCTTATCATAGTTCCTTTGATTTTAGTGGTTGCATATTATACTTATGCTGAGAGAAAGGTTATTGGCTATATGCAAGATAGGATAGGTCCAAATAGGGTTGGATCTTTTGGATTGTTACAGCCAATAATGGATGCTTTAAAACTTTTTCTAAAAGAGATAATTATTCCAACAAATTCTAATAGATATCTATTTTTTATAGCACCTATTTTAGCTTTTGCACCAGCTTATGCTGCTTGGGCAGTTATACCATTTGCAAAAGGTGTTGTACTATCAGATATGAATCTTGGGTTATTATATATCTTAGCAATGACTTCTTTTTCAATATATGGAATTGTGATAGCTGGTTGGGCTTCAAATAGTAAATATTCTTTATTTGGTGCATTAAGAGCAGGAGCTCAGGTTATTTCATATGAATTAGCTATGGGTTTTGCAATAGTTGGCGTTGTAATAGCATCAGGTTCAATGGGGATAACTGGTATTATAGAGTCCCAGCAAGGTGGTATTTTACATTGGTATTTTATTCCGTTATTTCCGCTATTTATAGTTTATTTTATATCAGGAATTGCAGAAACTAATAGAGCGCCTTTTGACGTTGTGGAGGGTGAATCTGAAATTGTAGCTGGACACCATATAGAATATACAGGATCTAGATTTGCGTTATTTTTCTTGGCAGAATACGCAAATATGATATTAATAAGTATCCTAACGGCAATTATGTTTTTAGGTGGTTGGAATTCACCTTTCCAAGGAACTTCGTTAGAAAGCTACTTTGATATTGTCCCAGCAACAGTTTGGTTATTCGGTAAAACTGGTATATTTATGTTTATGTTCTTATGGATAAGAGCGACATATCCTAGATATAGATATGACCAAATCATGCGTCTTGGATGGAAAATATTTATTCCACTAACATTTATTTGGGTAGTGGTGGTAGCATGCATGGTCAGATTTGGTGTGGGACCTTGGTGGTAA
- the nuoI gene encoding NADH-quinone oxidoreductase subunit NuoI — MRNITTFFKTFLLWELLKGLKVTGKHFFTRKVTVQYPDEKTPISNRFRGLHALRRYENGEERCIACKLCEVVCPALAITIQSTEREDGSRRTSSYEIDLFKCIFCGFCEESCPVDSIVETNILEYHFEERGENIMTKAKLLAIGDKYESQIAADRLQDKDFR, encoded by the coding sequence ATGAGAAATATAACGACTTTTTTTAAGACCTTTTTATTGTGGGAGCTATTAAAAGGTCTTAAGGTTACTGGTAAGCACTTCTTTACCCGTAAAGTTACGGTACAGTATCCAGATGAAAAAACTCCTATATCTAATAGGTTTAGGGGGCTACATGCTCTTAGACGTTATGAGAATGGCGAAGAAAGATGTATAGCATGTAAATTATGTGAAGTAGTGTGCCCTGCTTTAGCTATTACTATACAGTCAACAGAAAGAGAAGACGGTTCACGTAGGACCTCTAGTTATGAAATAGACTTGTTTAAATGTATTTTCTGTGGTTTCTGTGAAGAATCTTGTCCAGTTGACTCTATAGTAGAAACAAATATATTAGAATACCATTTTGAAGAGCGTGGTGAAAATATCATGACTAAAGCTAAACTTTTAGCAATAGGCGATAAGTATGAATCTCAAATAGCAGCAGATAGACTACAAGATAAGGATTTTAGGTAG
- a CDS encoding NADH-quinone oxidoreductase subunit J — MFLTDILFYIFASLAIVSALVLVLANNPVNSVIAMIFTFIFTACVWIVLQQVYLALLLIVVYVGAVLVMFLFVVFMLDLHVEEQGRVGRFFYALAAIIVCTIFATIISYAAIHVFAGSQMQAGVGGLKIIGFTMFNDNNLYVFELVDFILLAAMVAAVTLTLRSKRKNNKAVDPAKQVKVRAKDRLTMVKIPSNKGKTNE; from the coding sequence ATGTTTTTAACAGACATTTTATTTTATATTTTTGCATCGTTAGCTATTGTTTCTGCTTTGGTATTAGTGTTGGCTAATAACCCTGTTAATTCTGTGATAGCTATGATTTTTACATTTATATTTACAGCATGTGTATGGATTGTATTACAACAAGTATATTTAGCTTTACTGTTGATTGTGGTGTATGTTGGCGCAGTGCTTGTAATGTTTTTATTTGTGGTATTTATGTTGGATTTACACGTTGAAGAACAAGGTAGAGTAGGTAGGTTTTTTTATGCTTTAGCCGCCATAATCGTTTGTACTATATTTGCTACTATTATAAGTTATGCCGCTATACATGTGTTTGCTGGTAGTCAGATGCAAGCTGGTGTGGGTGGTCTAAAAATTATAGGCTTTACTATGTTTAATGATAACAATTTGTACGTCTTTGAGCTAGTTGACTTTATTTTATTAGCAGCTATGGTAGCAGCGGTGACTTTAACTTTAAGGTCTAAACGTAAAAATAACAAAGCTGTTGATCCAGCTAAACAAGTTAAAGTTAGAGCAAAAGATCGTTTAACAATGGTAAAAATACCAAGTAATAAAGGTAAGACAAATGAGTAA